The genomic segment ACTCTTTCACCTGTACCGAGTGTGGCCGTTGCCAGAAGGTATGTCCTGCCACCCTCACCGACAAAGAGTTGGTACCACGTACCCTTATTGAGCAGATCAAGTACAATTTGATCGCCAATCAAGCAGAGCTCAAGGCCGGCAAGCCTGTCTCCTACAACCTTATTGGCGACGGCGAAAAGAGCATCAGCAAAGAGGCTATCTGGTCTTGCCTTACCTGTGGGGCATGCATGCAACAGTGCCCTGTTCTTATTGAGCATGTGCCCAAGATTATCAAGATGCGTCGTCACCTGGTTCAGATGGAGTCCGATTTCCCTGAAGAACTGTTAAGCCTTTTCGAAAACATGGAGCAACGTAGCAATCCATGGGGCATGGCACCATCTGATCGTAGTAAATGGGTTGGTGAGCTTGAAGTGCCAATGTTTGACGAATCCAAAGAGTATCTCTTCTATGTTGGTTGCTCCGGATCCTTCGATGCTCGAGCTCGTCAGGTAACAACCTCCATGGTCAAAATCCTCAATGCAGCTGGAATCTCCTACGGCATCCTCGGCAAAGATGAGCTCTGCTGTGGAGACAGTGTCCGTCGACTCGGTAACGAGTATGTCTTTGATCAAATGGCACAGCAAAACACTGACCTCTTCAAGAAGCTTGGAGTTAAAAAGATCATCACCGCCTGTCCACACTGTTTTACCACCGTCCTCAACGACTATAAGCAGTATGGCCTGGAGATCGAAGTTACTCACCACACCACCTTCATCAACAAGCTCATTGCTGAGAAGAAGCTTGCCCTGAATAACACAGAGATGAAAGGCAAGAATATTGTCTACCATGACTCCTGTTATCTCGGTCGCCACAATGGTATCTACGACGCTCCACGAAACGTCATCACCAGCATCACCCAAAAAGCTCCAATTGAAATGGAGAAGAACCGTGAGAACGCATTCTGCTGTGGTGCAGGTGGCGGTCGCATGTGGCTTGAAGAACGTACCGAAAAGCGAGTAAATGTTGAACGTACCAAACAGGCCCTTGAGACCAATGCTGATTGTATCACCGTTGGCTGTCCATTCTGCCTGACTATGTTTGAAGATGGTGCCAAGGATCTTGGCGCCGAGGTTCCTGTAAAGGATATTGCCGAGGTAGTTGCCGCAGCACTGTAAGAACCAAGCTGGACCGAAGAACAAAAAGCCCATACTGCTCTGCAGTATGGGCTTTTTTTATGCACACCAAAGCAGCAAGCAGTAACTTTGACCAGAAAGCAAAGGACCGCCCCCCCCAGAACATCAAATTAATGGGCTAAGCTCACTACCCTCCAAGCGTAACCAAACAGATCCATGGATTGTACCGCTATCCCCCCACATGATCAGTGATGGCCCTTTAACGGCTTTCGGCACTCAAGGTGAACTAAAGAACTGTGGATGATTCATAGGCTTACCTTACATGGAACAGAGAAGGAAACAAGCCAACAGAGAGCCACACTGTTAGCGGGCAATGCTTTAGCCAAAACACCTTCCACAACAGAACCTCTCTATCAAGGTCAATCCTGACAAACTGGCCTGGCCATCATGCCGGACAAACAAAAAAAAGCCCCTCCGGATAAATCCAGAGGGGCAATCAGCAACAATCAGGGGCAACCACTCTCTCCTAGATCATGAAGAGGGAGAGTTGCGGAATAAAGGTTACAGCAAGCAGTACCAATATCATGACGCCCAAAAATGGAATAACAACCTTGGAGACCTGCTCAATCTTAACATTAGCAACCCCAGCGGCAACAAAGAGGTTGACCCCAACAGGCGGGGTAACAAAACCAATGGCCAGGTTGACCACCATGATGATACCAAAATGCAGTGGATCAACACCTACCTTCATGACAATCGGCAGGAGGATGGGTACCAAAATAACAATGGCTGCCAGGGCCTCCATAAAGGTACCAACGACCAGAAGCAGAACGTTGATCAAGAGCAGGATAACAATTTTATTGGAAGTCATGCCAAGAATGAAGTCGGCAATCATAGCCGGTACCTGCTCCACGGTCATGACGTTACCAAAAATCTTGGCCATGGCCATAAGGACAATAACAATCGCCGAGGTTGAACAGGCCTCAATAAAGGCAGGAGCCAGATTCTTCATGTTCAGCTCGCGGTAGACAAAGATACCAACAACCAAACCGTAGAAGGCTGCAACGGCAGCGGCTTCGGTGGGGGTCATGATACCACCGTAGATACCACCGAGAACAATCACCGGTACCATCAGGGCAAGCTTTGCATCCCAAAATGCCCGAGCAAATGTCTTAAAATTACGTTCTTTCACCTCACCCTTCCAGCCACGCTTCTTCGAATAAAAGAAACTAAAAACCATCAGGGCAAGTCCGGTAAGAAGACCGGGAACAATACCGGCAATAAAGAGATCACCTACCGATACCTGGGCGGAAACACCGTAGACGACAAAGGGGTTGGATGGAGGAATCATTACCCCGATCGCACCGGCGGTTGCCACAACGGCACAGGAAAAGTACTTATCATAGCCACGTGCCATCATGGCAGGAATGGTCAGGGAGCCAATTGCAGCAACGGTTGCAGGGCCAGAACCAGAGATTGCGGCAAAGAACATACAGGTTGCAATGGTCGCAAGGGCCAGACCACCGGGCAGGGCACCGAGAAGTTCATCGGCAAGATCCAGTAGACGGCGGGAAAGCCCACCACAGCCCATGAACACACCGGCAGCAATAAAAAATGGAATTGCCATGATGGGAAAGCTATCAATGGAGGTAAAACTCACCTGCGCCACATACTCAATGGGGAGAGAGCCGTTGGCCACAACGGTGGCAAGAGCTGCAAGGCCAAGACTGATGGCAATGGGCACACCAATTACCAAAAAGAGGGCAAAGTAGCCAAAGAGCACTGACAATACGTTAAAGCCACTAAATAAGATTATAGGCAAAGAGATAGCAGCACAGAGCCCCACACCAACAAGTGAATCAAGAATACCCGTTTCCTTAACCTGCTTGAAAAGATCCTGAAGCAGGCGCAGAGACATCAGGCCAAAGGCAATGGGCAGAATCAAATAGGGTATATAGTACGGTATTTGCAAGGCTGCTGTAGTCTGTGGATATCTGATCTGCATACCGATATGCTTGATACCCATATACAAAATTACTGAAGTGAGGATCAAAAAGAAGACATCAACCACAACCCAGCTTATCCGTTGCAAACGCGGAGGAAGGCGATCATAAACAATATCAACTCGAATATTACTTCGATTCTTGATCGCTATGGGAACTGCCAGATAAGAGATCCAGATAAAGATAAAACGGGCAAGTTCTTCGGTCCAAACACCAGCACTCGGGTCAGCACCAAGAGGTACGCCGATATAACGGTAGGAGGTTTGGAAGACACTGATGAGAATGATAGAGAGCATTCCCAAGATAAGAAAGGGCTTTTCAAAATTATCATCAAGCCAATGCATCCAATTTTTATTGGCCGCCGGCATCTGTGGTGGTGTCGCTGAAGACATAGAATATTTCCTTACTCACAATAGAATGCCAAAGATCATTCTGCTGAACAATCTTTGGCATTTATATTAAACAGTGAAGGCATACGTGAATCCTCATATGCCTTTTACTGAAGCTAAAAATTACTTGGCGGTATAATCGTCACGCTGGGTATCTTGAATGAGACCAATAAGCTTGGGAGAGATCGATTCTTTAAATTTTTCCCATACCGGACGGGTTGCATCCTCAAATTTTTGACGCTCCGCATCGGAGAGATAGGTAATCTTGATTCCACGATCAAGAAATGCCTGCGTTGCAGCTTTTTCAAGATCTGCGGTAATGCCACGCTGATAGGCTAAGGCCTTTTGAGCTGAACCGGTGATGATTTTCTGATTCTCAGGAGAGAGAGACTGGTAAAACTCTTCATTCATCATCAGGATGTGCATGCTATAGTTATGCTGAGAATCAATAGCAGAGGTCAATACCTCGCTATGCTTAGCATCATTGAGAAGAGAGAAGGTATTGCCCTCGCCATCAACGGTTCCTTGCTGAAGGGCAGTATAGGTCTCACCCCAGGCAATAGGAGCAGGGTTCATACCAAGACCGGCAGCAACGGCAACCTCTACGGGAGAATCTGTGGTGCGTACCTTCAGGCCCTTAAGGTCTGCCATGGAGGCAATAGGCTTGGTGGCACTACAGAAATTACGGTAACCATACTCACTGTACATAACTGGTCTGAGACCAATTTTTGCTGATTCTGCGTCAAGATACTCACCAAGTTCCCCATTATCGAGGGCAGCATAAAGGTTCTTTTGGTACTGAGGACGGGTGATATAAGGCAGATCAAATGCCATGAACTCTTTGGAAAAATTGGCCATGTTAGGTGATGAAGAGGAAGCCATCTCCAAAGATCCCTGCTGGACAGACTCCATGGTTACCCGATCTGAACCAAGCATCGCACTACCAAAGAGTTGCACCTTAATGTTGCCCTTAGATTCTGCCTCTACAAGCTCTTTGAACTTTTCATAGCCCAAGGTAACATTATTACCTGGAGCCATGGGGTGACCCAAACGAATTTTCACAGGTTTATTAGCTGTCTCTCCGGCTTTCTTGCCATCATCAGAACCACAGGCAACGAGCCCCGTAAGCAACGCTGCAACACAAATTGTCTTCATCCCAGTTTTAAACATCCACATCTCCTTAAAAAATGAAAATAAAATAAATACCATTACGCTATTTGCACATCATTTCGCAATAAGTGTGCCAATAACTGACAATCATCTGAATGCCGTGCGATAATGACACATTCCCATGCCAAGGAGACAAAAACAACACGTCAGCATACTAATGCAAAAAAGCAACAGAAAGAAGCCTAGGCTAGAAGAGAAAACATTTCAAAATATTGTAATCATTCAACTTCACCAAGGACTAACGGCGAATGGCCAATAACAGCACAGGTGTGCATTTAAACAACATGTTGTACAATTGCACACGCTGTGCTGTTTTCACTCATCTTCCAAGAGCCATCATTACCAGATCAGCAGAAACGATAAAAAAAGGCCCCTCTGGAAAATCCAGAGGGGCCTACCTGAGCTCCGATCAACCACTAAAAAACGTTATTTCACTGTATAATCGTCGCGCTGGGTCTCCTGAATCAAACCGACGAGCTTAAGAGAAATAGAATCTTTAAACCTTCCCCATACCGGACGGGTTGCATCCTCAAACTTTTGCCGTTCCGTAGCGGAGAGACGGGTAATTGTGATTCCGCGATCAAGAAAGGCCTGAGTTGCAGCTTTTTCAAGATCAGCACTAATGTTACGCTGATAAGCCAGTGCCTTCAGCGCGGCATCGCTAATAATCTTCTGATTCACAGGAGAAAGGGCCTGAAAAAATTCCTCATTCATCATCAGGATGTGCAGGCTGTAGTTATGCTGAGAATCAATGGCAGAGGTCAGTACTTCGCTATGCTTGGCATCGTTAAGAAGAGAGAAGGTGTTTCCCTCGCCATCAACGGTTCCCTGCTGAAGGGCTGTATAAGTCTCGCCCCAGGCAATAGGAGCAGGGTTCATGCCAAGATCGGTGGCAACGGCAATCTCTACAGGAGAATCTGTAGTGCGTATCTTCAGACCCTTAAGATCTGCCATGGTGGCAATGAGCTTGCCAG from the Desulfotalea psychrophila LSv54 genome contains:
- a CDS encoding TRAP transporter substrate-binding protein is translated as MFKTGMKTICVAALLTGLVACGSDDGKKAGETANKPVKIRLGHPMAPGNNVTLGYEKFKELVEAESKGNIKVQLFGSAMLGSDRVTMESVQQGSLEMASSSSPNMANFSKEFMAFDLPYITRPQYQKNLYAALDNGELGEYLDAESAKIGLRPVMYSEYGYRNFCSATKPIASMADLKGLKVRTTDSPVEVAVAAGLGMNPAPIAWGETYTALQQGTVDGEGNTFSLLNDAKHSEVLTSAIDSQHNYSMHILMMNEEFYQSLSPENQKIITGSAQKALAYQRGITADLEKAATQAFLDRGIKITYLSDAERQKFEDATRPVWEKFKESISPKLIGLIQDTQRDDYTAK
- a CDS encoding (Fe-S)-binding protein, with the translated sequence MHISPMIFTPILIASLLLFAYGLRSRLKLAAMGKAEDRSDMMAQRIAMMFNIAFLQKKVLGGSFGLNHFFIFWTFILLALANGEFLVAGVFPALTFKALPQGIFSPLMFVFDVVSTICLIAIASGIIRRIIAPPYKEARTAEAFGILAVIGGLMLAYFGVHAAELALGEIKASMPVSGAIASMLSNMAPASIASFGQTAWWIHAFLILGLMNYLPFGKHMHIITAIPNCLFGAIDKVNTVPREEFAENNSYGVQEANDFTWKDIIDSFTCTECGRCQKVCPATLTDKELVPRTLIEQIKYNLIANQAELKAGKPVSYNLIGDGEKSISKEAIWSCLTCGACMQQCPVLIEHVPKIIKMRRHLVQMESDFPEELLSLFENMEQRSNPWGMAPSDRSKWVGELEVPMFDESKEYLFYVGCSGSFDARARQVTTSMVKILNAAGISYGILGKDELCCGDSVRRLGNEYVFDQMAQQNTDLFKKLGVKKIITACPHCFTTVLNDYKQYGLEIEVTHHTTFINKLIAEKKLALNNTEMKGKNIVYHDSCYLGRHNGIYDAPRNVITSITQKAPIEMEKNRENAFCCGAGGGRMWLEERTEKRVNVERTKQALETNADCITVGCPFCLTMFEDGAKDLGAEVPVKDIAEVVAAAL
- a CDS encoding TRAP transporter large permease; this encodes MSSATPPQMPAANKNWMHWLDDNFEKPFLILGMLSIILISVFQTSYRYIGVPLGADPSAGVWTEELARFIFIWISYLAVPIAIKNRSNIRVDIVYDRLPPRLQRISWVVVDVFFLILTSVILYMGIKHIGMQIRYPQTTAALQIPYYIPYLILPIAFGLMSLRLLQDLFKQVKETGILDSLVGVGLCAAISLPIILFSGFNVLSVLFGYFALFLVIGVPIAISLGLAALATVVANGSLPIEYVAQVSFTSIDSFPIMAIPFFIAAGVFMGCGGLSRRLLDLADELLGALPGGLALATIATCMFFAAISGSGPATVAAIGSLTIPAMMARGYDKYFSCAVVATAGAIGVMIPPSNPFVVYGVSAQVSVGDLFIAGIVPGLLTGLALMVFSFFYSKKRGWKGEVKERNFKTFARAFWDAKLALMVPVIVLGGIYGGIMTPTEAAAVAAFYGLVVGIFVYRELNMKNLAPAFIEACSTSAIVIVLMAMAKIFGNVMTVEQVPAMIADFILGMTSNKIVILLLINVLLLVVGTFMEALAAIVILVPILLPIVMKVGVDPLHFGIIMVVNLAIGFVTPPVGVNLFVAAGVANVKIEQVSKVVIPFLGVMILVLLAVTFIPQLSLFMI
- a CDS encoding TRAP transporter substrate-binding protein, translating into MLKAGMKMICLAALLAGLVACSSDEGEQGSEATVPQIVKIRLAHPMAPGNNVTLGYEKFKELVEAESQGGIEVQIFGNAMLGSDRVTMESVQQGSLEMASSSSPNMANFSKEFLAFDLPYITRPQYQENLYVALDKGKLGRYLDAESVKIGLRPIMYSEYGYRNFCSTGKLIATMADLKGLKIRTTDSPVEIAVATDLGMNPAPIAWGETYTALQQGTVDGEGNTFSLLNDAKHSEVLTSAIDSQHNYSLHILMMNEEFFQALSPVNQKIISDAALKALAYQRNISADLEKAATQAFLDRGITITRLSATERQKFEDATRPVWGRFKDSISLKLVGLIQETQRDDYTVK